Proteins encoded in a region of the Zea mays cultivar B73 chromosome 4, Zm-B73-REFERENCE-NAM-5.0, whole genome shotgun sequence genome:
- the LOC103655791 gene encoding uncharacterized protein — translation MAAVVRDGLAMPPAVVPAAEEEMRWWKLDSGVSAVSFGFVATAILVSMFLAMAILEHFLCPLAHTLGHAPPRGIHRRLRFFLGRGGERTAAPSSDLEAARKLQGHTPLEVRLWHTVPTRSPRLPPIYGATL, via the coding sequence ATGGCTGCCGTCGTGCGCGACGGGCTTGCGATGCCCCCAGCGGTTgtgcccgcggcggaggaggagatgCGATGGTGGAAGCTAGACAGTGGCGTGAGCGCAGTATCGTTCGGGTTCGTGGCCACCGCCATCCTCGTGTCCATGTTCCTCGCCATGGCCATCCTCGAGCACTTCCTTTGCCCCCTGGCCCACACGCTCGGGCACGCGCCGCCCCGGGGGATCCACCGCCGACTCCGCTTCTTCCTCGGCCGCGGCGGTGAGCGTACCGCTGCCCCCAGCTCGGATCTCGAGGCGGCGAGGAAGCTCCAAGGCCACACGCCCCTGGAGGTACGGCTATGGCATACTGTTCCCACACGCTCTCCTCGCCTCCCGCCCATCTATGGCGCCACACTTTAA